Proteins encoded together in one Thermus neutrinimicus window:
- the mscL gene encoding large conductance mechanosensitive channel protein MscL, whose protein sequence is MLKGFRDFILRGNVVDLAVAVIIGGAFGQVVNSLVADVITPLIGALGGAPDFSAIKLGPIALGKFINAVVNLLVVGAAVYFLVVVPMQELEKRRKKAEEAAPPPPPEPPEEVKLLREILAELKRKA, encoded by the coding sequence ATGTTGAAGGGTTTTAGGGATTTCATCCTGCGGGGCAACGTGGTGGACCTGGCGGTGGCCGTGATCATCGGCGGGGCCTTCGGCCAGGTGGTGAACTCCTTGGTGGCGGATGTCATCACCCCCTTGATCGGGGCTTTGGGAGGGGCGCCGGATTTTTCTGCCATCAAACTGGGGCCCATCGCCTTGGGGAAGTTTATCAACGCCGTGGTCAACCTCCTGGTGGTGGGAGCCGCCGTTTACTTCCTGGTGGTGGTGCCCATGCAGGAGCTGGAGAAACGGCGTAAGAAGGCGGAGGAAGCGGCCCCACCTCCGCCCCCTGAACCCCCGGAGGAGGTCAAGCTTCTGAGGGAGATCCTGGCGGAGCTGAAGCGGAAGGCCTAA
- a CDS encoding DUF5693 family protein produces MKRILHLLLLLALVPSLLALLPRLRAERPGPVALLLDAEALREEARSQGLSLLEALEAYRPLGVTGVAFPERFVKDWVGQGALLYRTGRELLEAGLPAKPSWYYLRGDGKLLELLQGAYDLPHEWVGPWLGFPLDVQAFPAFYPLEEVRAAKEAGFFVAVRPINQRFRRLDPSLPIVPNEADAVVFAGLEALGYPYRLGEAKKLVPVPVALIEGTPQPGLATYREKGILRLFSLRYEWQLNLTPEEAADKYVLAARERGHQILYLRPYPYRQDTERLLMRIQEGLKASHIPRGYPVVRQFAPSPLRLAAWVGVASGLGLLALGLPVYGPWVAFLLLLLALGYAGSQAGALLAALVFPVLGFLGPRNGLWMWLRALGYALAGTVFLSALGSTPETVLGIQAFRGVSLTLLVPPLLVGFSFLDRDFKDSLTRLFLHPLRLGEVALAGLALFLLALALLRRGNEAPLVPDLELRLRSLLQDLMVRPRFKEVFGHALFPLALLLPWPKWVQNGLLFLAALGVASILNTFSHFHTPLPISFFRVVNGALLGLSLGLLGVMLVRRLRAWWLG; encoded by the coding sequence ATGAAAAGGATCCTCCACCTCCTCCTCCTTCTGGCCTTGGTGCCCTCCCTTCTGGCCCTTCTGCCGCGGTTACGGGCGGAGCGGCCCGGTCCCGTGGCCCTCCTCCTGGATGCGGAGGCCCTTAGGGAGGAGGCCCGAAGCCAAGGGCTAAGCCTCTTAGAGGCGCTGGAGGCCTATCGTCCCTTGGGGGTCACAGGGGTGGCCTTCCCGGAACGGTTTGTGAAGGACTGGGTGGGCCAGGGGGCACTTCTCTACCGGACCGGAAGGGAGCTCTTGGAAGCAGGATTACCCGCCAAACCCAGCTGGTACTACCTCCGGGGCGACGGAAAGCTTCTAGAGCTATTACAAGGGGCTTATGACCTTCCCCATGAATGGGTGGGTCCCTGGCTGGGCTTTCCCCTGGATGTCCAGGCCTTCCCTGCCTTTTACCCCCTGGAGGAGGTCCGGGCCGCCAAGGAAGCAGGGTTTTTCGTAGCGGTCCGCCCCATCAACCAGCGCTTCCGCCGCCTGGACCCCTCCCTGCCCATCGTGCCCAATGAGGCGGATGCCGTGGTCTTCGCCGGCCTCGAGGCCCTGGGCTACCCCTACCGCCTGGGGGAAGCCAAGAAGCTGGTGCCGGTACCCGTGGCCCTCATTGAGGGCACTCCGCAACCCGGGCTTGCCACTTACCGGGAAAAGGGCATCCTGAGGCTCTTCAGCCTGCGGTACGAGTGGCAGCTCAACCTAACCCCCGAGGAGGCCGCGGACAAGTATGTGCTGGCGGCCCGGGAACGGGGCCACCAGATCCTTTACCTGCGGCCCTATCCCTACCGCCAGGACACGGAGCGCCTCCTTATGCGGATCCAGGAGGGCCTGAAGGCCAGCCACATCCCCCGGGGCTACCCCGTGGTCCGGCAGTTCGCCCCAAGCCCCCTCCGTCTTGCCGCCTGGGTGGGGGTGGCGTCGGGGCTAGGGCTATTGGCCCTGGGGCTACCCGTGTACGGGCCGTGGGTGGCCTTCCTCCTCCTCCTCCTGGCCTTGGGGTATGCGGGAAGCCAAGCGGGCGCCCTCCTCGCCGCCTTGGTCTTCCCCGTGCTGGGCTTTTTGGGACCCAGGAATGGCCTCTGGATGTGGCTTCGCGCCCTGGGCTACGCCCTGGCCGGGACGGTTTTCCTGTCGGCCTTGGGCTCCACCCCGGAAACCGTGTTGGGGATCCAAGCCTTTAGGGGGGTCTCCCTTACCCTCCTGGTGCCTCCCCTCCTGGTGGGCTTCAGCTTCCTGGATAGGGACTTCAAGGACAGCCTAACCCGGCTTTTCCTGCACCCCTTGCGCCTGGGAGAGGTGGCCTTGGCCGGGCTTGCCCTTTTCCTCTTGGCCTTGGCCCTCCTGCGCCGGGGCAACGAGGCCCCCTTGGTCCCGGATCTGGAGCTGAGGCTTAGAAGCCTCCTCCAGGACCTCATGGTGCGCCCTCGCTTCAAGGAGGTCTTCGGCCACGCCCTCTTCCCTTTGGCCCTCCTCCTTCCCTGGCCCAAGTGGGTACAAAACGGCCTCCTCTTCCTCGCCGCCCTAGGGGTGGCCTCCATCCTGAACACCTTCAGCCACTTTCACACCCCCCTTCCCATCTCCTTCTTCCGGGTGGTGAATGGGGCACTCTTGGGCCTTTCCCTGGGGCTTCTTGGGGTTATGCTGGTAAGGAGGCTTCGGGCATGGTGGTTGGGGTAG
- the udk gene encoding uridine kinase, with the protein MRHKPFIIGIAGGSASGKTTLARSLAQALGERVALLPMDHYYRDLSHLAFPERLQANYDHPEAFDLPLYLKHVQALLSWQAVEMPLYDFRAYTRSPRTERVLPAPVVILEGILVLYPEPLRALMDLKVFVDADADERFIRRLERDVRERGRSLEGVVRQYLEKVKPMHLAFVEPTKRHADVILPGGGQNPVALEMLKAKALARLAGMELA; encoded by the coding sequence CTGCGGCATAAGCCCTTCATCATAGGCATTGCTGGCGGTAGCGCCAGCGGCAAAACCACCCTGGCCCGCTCCCTGGCCCAGGCCCTGGGGGAGCGGGTGGCCCTGCTACCCATGGACCACTACTACCGGGATCTTTCCCACCTGGCCTTTCCGGAGCGCCTCCAAGCCAACTACGACCACCCGGAGGCCTTTGACCTTCCCCTCTACCTTAAGCACGTGCAGGCCTTGCTTTCCTGGCAGGCGGTGGAGATGCCCTTGTACGACTTTCGGGCCTATACCCGAAGCCCGAGGACGGAAAGAGTCCTGCCCGCTCCCGTGGTGATCCTCGAGGGCATCCTGGTCCTCTACCCCGAGCCCCTCAGGGCCCTTATGGACCTCAAGGTCTTCGTGGATGCCGACGCCGACGAGCGTTTTATCCGGCGGTTGGAAAGGGACGTGAGGGAACGAGGGCGTAGCCTAGAAGGCGTGGTGCGCCAGTACCTGGAGAAGGTAAAGCCCATGCACCTGGCCTTTGTGGAACCCACCAAGCGGCATGCGGACGTGATCCTGCCCGGTGGCGGGCAGAACCCAGTGGCCTTGGAGATGCTCAAGGCCAAGGCCTTGGCCCGCCTGGCAGGGATGGAGCTGGCATGA
- a CDS encoding ABC transporter ATP-binding protein, with translation MAKVRLEHVWKRFGKVVAVKDFNLETEDGEFVVFVGPSGCGKTTTLRMIAGLEEVSEGRIYIGDRLVNDVPPKDRDIAMVFQNYALYPHMNVYENMAFGLRLRRYPKDEIDRRVKEAARILKIEHLLSRKPRELSGGQRQRVAMGRAIVREPKVFLMDEPLSNLDAKLRVEMRAEIAKLQRRLGVTTIYVTHDQVEAMTLGHRIVVMKDGEIQQVDTPLNLYDFPANRFVAGFIGSPSMNFIRAGVEVQGERVYLAAPGFRVRANPILAQALRPYGGKEVWMGIRPEHLGLKGFTVIPEGENVIRGEVEVAEPLGAETEIHVSVDGTVLVAKVDGHAPVKPGDKVELLADTSRLHAFDVESDMTIGHAQEREAVAR, from the coding sequence ATGGCCAAGGTTAGGCTGGAGCACGTTTGGAAGCGCTTCGGCAAGGTGGTGGCGGTCAAGGACTTCAACCTGGAAACCGAGGACGGGGAGTTCGTGGTCTTCGTGGGGCCTTCAGGATGCGGCAAGACCACCACCTTGCGGATGATCGCTGGCCTCGAGGAGGTCTCCGAGGGCCGTATCTACATCGGCGATCGCCTGGTGAACGACGTGCCTCCCAAGGACCGGGACATCGCCATGGTCTTCCAGAACTACGCCCTTTACCCCCACATGAACGTCTACGAGAACATGGCCTTCGGCCTGCGCCTGAGGCGCTACCCCAAGGACGAGATTGACCGCCGGGTGAAGGAGGCCGCCCGGATCCTCAAGATCGAGCACCTCTTAAGCCGCAAACCCCGGGAGCTTTCCGGCGGCCAGCGCCAGCGGGTGGCCATGGGCCGGGCCATCGTGCGGGAACCCAAGGTCTTCCTCATGGACGAGCCCCTTTCCAACCTGGACGCCAAGCTCCGGGTGGAGATGCGAGCCGAAATCGCCAAGCTGCAAAGGCGGCTTGGGGTCACCACCATCTACGTGACCCACGACCAGGTGGAGGCCATGACCCTGGGCCACCGCATCGTGGTCATGAAGGACGGGGAGATCCAACAGGTGGACACCCCCTTAAACCTCTACGACTTCCCCGCCAACCGCTTCGTGGCGGGTTTCATCGGTAGCCCCTCCATGAACTTCATCCGGGCCGGGGTAGAGGTGCAAGGGGAAAGGGTATACCTGGCGGCCCCGGGCTTCCGGGTCCGGGCTAACCCCATCCTGGCCCAAGCCTTGAGGCCCTACGGGGGCAAGGAGGTTTGGATGGGCATCCGCCCCGAGCACCTGGGTCTAAAGGGCTTCACGGTGATCCCCGAGGGGGAAAACGTCATCCGGGGCGAGGTGGAGGTGGCCGAACCCCTGGGGGCGGAAACCGAGATCCACGTGAGCGTGGACGGCACGGTTCTGGTGGCCAAGGTGGACGGCCACGCCCCGGTGAAGCCCGGGGACAAGGTGGAGCTTCTGGCGGACACCTCCCGCCTCCATGCCTTTGACGTGGAGAGCGACATGACCATCGGCCACGCCCAGGAGCGGGAAGCGGTGGCCCGGTAG
- the csaB gene encoding polysaccharide pyruvyl transferase CsaB: MVVGVAGYYGFKNAGDEAILEAMARELRARGHQVLALSGDPRQTAKDHGIRAAHRLNPLALLQADLWLLGGGGLLQDATSSLSLLYYLSVLRAIRFFRKKVVVFNQSLGPLTPWGEKQVKRALRGVPIILRDQDSWEYARTLGLSPSLGADPALLLSPPPVKREEDLVLVIPRAGVDQEALTNLYITANHLVHEGRRVLVLLLQPGYDDEVAKVFRLHRIEATSDPRRVLYLAAQAGYVISMRLHGLILAAAAGTPFAALSYDPKVAAFAKETGAYYQEFPGDPIKLSKAAMYGRYPDWEKVAALKERARQSFDLALGEASLVKKTHGRGSSGS; this comes from the coding sequence ATGGTGGTTGGGGTAGCGGGGTACTACGGGTTTAAAAACGCCGGGGACGAGGCCATCCTCGAGGCCATGGCCCGGGAGCTGAGGGCCCGGGGGCACCAGGTTCTAGCCCTTTCCGGCGATCCCAGGCAGACCGCCAAGGACCATGGGATCCGGGCTGCCCATCGCCTAAACCCCTTGGCCCTTCTCCAGGCGGACCTGTGGCTTTTGGGGGGCGGAGGGCTTTTGCAGGACGCTACCAGCTCCCTAAGCCTTCTCTACTACCTGTCCGTGCTGCGGGCTATCCGCTTCTTCCGCAAAAAGGTGGTGGTCTTCAACCAGTCCCTGGGCCCCCTTACCCCTTGGGGGGAAAAGCAGGTAAAACGGGCTTTGCGGGGGGTACCCATAATCCTTCGCGACCAAGATTCCTGGGAATACGCCAGAACACTAGGCCTATCCCCCTCCTTGGGCGCCGACCCCGCCCTCCTCCTTTCCCCGCCCCCAGTAAAGCGGGAAGAGGACTTGGTCCTCGTCATCCCCCGGGCTGGGGTGGACCAGGAAGCCCTCACCAACCTCTACATCACCGCCAACCACCTGGTGCACGAGGGGAGAAGGGTGCTGGTCCTCCTTCTCCAGCCCGGATACGACGACGAGGTGGCCAAGGTGTTCCGCCTGCACCGTATAGAAGCCACCTCGGACCCCAGGCGGGTCCTCTACCTGGCAGCCCAGGCGGGGTATGTGATCTCCATGCGTCTCCATGGCCTCATCCTGGCCGCGGCCGCCGGCACCCCCTTCGCCGCCCTTTCCTACGACCCCAAGGTGGCCGCCTTCGCCAAGGAAACCGGGGCCTACTACCAGGAGTTTCCCGGCGACCCCATCAAGCTTTCCAAGGCCGCCATGTACGGCCGCTACCCCGACTGGGAAAAGGTGGCGGCCTTGAAGGAAAGGGCTCGGCAGAGCTTTGACCTGGCCCTGGGAGAGGCCAGCCTGGTCAAAAAGACCCACGGACGCGGCTCAAGCGGCTCCTAA
- a CDS encoding ArsR/SmtB family transcription factor, producing the protein MPSALHRYKAEFFKALGHPLRLAILDALRRGERSVSALQRELGVEQSVLSRQLSLLRERGLVEARREGQMVYYRTRDPEVYAFLDLGRRIFERHLEAERERLDALREEE; encoded by the coding sequence ATGCCTAGCGCCCTCCACCGCTATAAGGCGGAGTTCTTCAAGGCCCTGGGTCATCCTCTGCGCCTGGCTATCCTGGATGCCCTGCGGAGGGGAGAGCGGTCGGTTTCCGCCCTGCAACGGGAGCTCGGGGTGGAACAGTCGGTGCTTTCAAGGCAGCTTTCCTTACTGCGGGAACGAGGGTTGGTGGAAGCCAGGAGGGAAGGGCAGATGGTCTACTACCGCACCCGGGATCCCGAGGTCTATGCCTTTTTGGACCTGGGGCGGCGGATCTTCGAACGCCACCTCGAGGCGGAGCGGGAGCGCTTGGACGCCCTTAGGGAGGAGGAATGA